The genome window AAACCAAAAACCGCTTTCTGTATATTGCGTCGGTCGAGACTACCCAAAACGAAATCTTGAAGACGATTGAGGATGTTACAGGCTCACAGTGGACAGTTACTGAGACTACAACTGACGAGCAGGTAGCCGAAgggctgaagaagctgaatgTAGGTGATTTTAGTGGTGCGTTTGCGCTAGTTCGGGCGACCGCTTTTGGGAGCACTGCTGGCTTGAAGACGAACTACGTCAGGGATCAAAAGCTCGCCATTGGATTGCTGGGGCTGGATATGGATGGTGTAAGGGATACTATTGAGCGAGTGGTTGGAGTATAGCTCACCCAAATGATAACTCGCCTGCGATGTGAGATTAAttgtagtagatagtatatgAGAGGGCGGTTTGTAAATGCTCTAATGGATCctagatagtagtatcataTCTTTGATAGATCGAACGGactgataataatactaaactCAAGCAGAAGCACCCTAGGTAATATTTGCAAAAGACTAATGTTCACCCGTTGAGACATGTGTACAGGTTAGTTGTTGTCCGAGCATTATTGACACATGGGTGAATGGTGAACCTGTGTGAACTCATCTCTCACATATTACTAAACGCATTACCTGTCTTATCCATCGAAAACAAACCCTTGTTCCAATCTGcaactttctttctctcaggAATGATAGCCCTTCCAGCGCTAGAAGACAGGAGAAACCATCAATATCATGGTTTTACGAAGACCCAGCGAAACTGGGGTTCGCTTTAGCAAAGTCTTTCAGCTTGGTTATCACTTCTGGCGTGACACCAACAGTGGAATTCACAATCCGCTGGGTCAAGTTGAACAGAATCTCGCCTGTAGTAACAAATGGACGCTTAGTCCATCCAAGCTCTTGGGGCAGGCGCTCGTTTTCTACGCAAACAACATGTTAGCGGCGCTATGAGCTCATGATTCATCAAGTTCACTCACCAAAAAAGTATACTACCCAAGATCTGTTGGCATACCCAATACCGTCTTCTTCAAATGCAAGCATGTAGGCGGCAGACTCGCCGAAACTGAATGCTGTCCCGGTCTCCGAGATGTTAAAGTCAGGGTTGGTGGCCTTGGAAGTGTTCCACCGGGCTTCATGTGCCTCGGCTGCTTCTTCAATATCAATCAGAGGACTTGTCCAGTACGATTTTGTCTGGTCGAATATTTTCTGGTTGAACTCATGGTCATTGCCGAAGTAAGGGTCCTGGCGACTGGGCGGGTCAGCCTGATTTTCTGATGTGTCTGGGGTTGCAAATACCTCAAACTGGCATCATGCTCTAGGATACCAGGGCGATCAAGGTCACTCAAGGAGAAGGTAGTCGCGCTAGGGTCTTCAACTGTGGTCATGGCCTCTTTATACAGAGCAACAGCAAGGCTCTCTGCAACATTCAGCGTGTTGCCCAGTACATCGACAATATCTTCTTCAGAAATGTCTTTGCCATTGTGTGGTAGAAGCCCGTGATTCGCAAGTGTATTCAGCATTGGGCAGGGGCCTCGCACTGTTGCTTCTTAGTTTTCATCACTAACTTCATAAGTCAGACATACCATCGCCGTGCCCAGGAGGCGACCATGGAAGCAACTTGGCTGAATCCGTGGCCAAaaccaaggaaaaggaagagagaacgGAGAGTAGACTGGCTTTCATTGTACTGGCTTGGTCTCAGATGTCTGACTTGTGTCTTTTgctagatagatggatgttTATCTCGGGAGGGTTTATATACGAGCCACCGGGAGGCCGAATACCGCGGGCAACAAATACCCCAAATATTATTGGTGCAGACGATCAAATAATAGATGCAGTGTAACTTTGGTCTGCGTCCTTGTGAGGTTCAAGGAGGGGAGATCATGCATTGCTTACATGCCAATGACAATTTATTGTGGGTCTTCTGTTCAATTTTTCGACATGGCCATGCAACAGCGCAACCCTGAATGGTAGTTGTGGCACACACGATATTTGCAGACAACCCTGAAGTTAACGGTTTGTATGAAGCAGATGCTTTGCATATGATCTTGGGAGTTCACTCCATTGATTTGCGCTGATCTTATTGCTTCTCACGCATAACTGATCATGTCAAATGTATTGGCACGCTGAGAGCTCGACAAGGCTCAGAATATCTCGAATTCTCTACGATCTGGTGATATGCTGCACAGGATACATCAATACTGCGGCAAGAATTTTCGTTTATATGCTCGATGCTATTGCTTGGGACTCCCCTTACGAGCTACTGGCATAACAAGTTGAATGATATATAATCCTGATGCGCTAACTTGCCGTAGTAAACTATATCCCATACTAGAGGCAACCTTACTAGTCTTCCCCAGCAAAACTATGATAAAAGGACTCGGTACATATCGCATTGACTACTTTGTGTGCCACAATGTTCATCTATCGGCTAAGAGGCTATAGTCGAAGGCTCCCCAGTCCACGGTCGCAAGCATGTCCATTGGGAGGATACTATATGTGACAGATCACCCGGAGCCGAAGCCGGGTACATCTCTCTAAGTCGTATCCCACCGCTGCTTGTCCACCTGCACGATCTTGGTAATATTTATCGCACTGTACACCGCAGCGCCAACTAGGTATCTCGCTGGGTACTCAATTGATTTTATCATGGCTCGTTATTTTACCATTTGTCACAACCTTGCTATGTCTTAGATTGGGCTTTTCTTTTGGACGAGTTATCCGCATGTTATTGTTATAGGAAGAATGCGTGCCATGGAGGTGTCAAATCTTCCTATAGAGTAAATATTCATACTGCATAACCCCATGATATATTTTTGGAAATTTCATTTATTGCGACACCTGGTTTGTCTTATGCAGCTGGGCAGTCAATTGAAGTCGATGTATCCCTTGCATAGGAGGGCTTGCTAAGCAGACCCTACGAGCTGATGAGTATATCGCCTTCACAATATTACTCTCCGAGTACGGAGTATTTAGGGAACGTAATGCTGTTCATATGAAGACACTGTGAACAGTTGGACCTTGTACAGTCACTTACCGGGAAAAGTCTCCTGCCGTGACGGCGGTAAGTAAAAAATGCAAAAATGCTCACACTCGGATTCGAACCGAGGATCTCATGATTACTAGTCATGCGCTTTACCAACTAAGCCATGCGAGCTGATTGGTTGTTTGCGTCTACATTTTGGACTTACAATTCAAAAGATACAGATATCGAGGCCCTGCATATATTGGTCGCACAGTAAGGCATCAATGGATGTAGTGTTCACCGGTTAGGCTTCTATATTTGGGTTGCACGCCTCAAGTTGCATCAATAATATGATGACAGAGATAGAATGATGCACAGTAGGAAAGGGTATCATATATCAATTTCTCTACTTAGCCAGACCGACATAATTCCCAAGTGAATCTCATATGACAGGTCTCCAAATTCATCGTGGATTAAGGTTTAAGGAGATCGATCTCGAGATGTACTATGACagctccaacttctccctcccgcGCAGACCGACTGTCCTATCTTGTagcttgagcagctgcaCCAAAAATTTGTTCATGGTAGCTCGTAGAAACATGATACCGCGTGATCCAGACATGCTATGCCAGCacaaatatataattacgaTATCCATACATTTAGGGGCATCAATATTTCTGTAGCACAACGAAGAGGATATTCTGACAGATAACTGACTGTATCTAAGGTGAAAACCTCAATTGTTATGCACCGCCTTGCCTATAATTGTCAGGATCTCGCCTGGTGCGCTTCAGGCAGGATCCTCTGGCTGTCTAACTCCTAGACTATCCAGTAAAAGACTAGAATTCTGAGTCAACAGACTCAGAACACGCATCACTTATGAGCTTTAATTCACTATCTTTCATGGGTATGTGATACAGTTCATCACAATAATAAGACTTACTGACGTGGGTCAGGTTTCAATTCGATGATTGCGGACAAAGGATAGCATTGGCCTCCAGGTATTACAAAGTAGACGTCCGACATCTTTTATGTAAGTATATTTCCCTTCGACCTCACACAATATATGGTATATGCCAATATATTGAAACGGCATAGTCATCATAGGCGCTTTAATAACCCGACGATGATTGCGAACCCAGCCAGCTGGCATACACAACCATTTAAATCCCATGAGGTATgacatagtatatattttaactgATACTAAGATAGTTCAATTCATGGTGGTTATGCTACTGCCATGAAAATATTGTGCACCGCAGATTGGCCGTCGTCCAGGCAAGGGATGAAGCAACACAAGCACGTCTCTGAGAGACATAGTAGTCTAGGTAATTGTAGAATTGGAGTGAAATAATCACAATTTGCATGGTGATAGCGCTGTTGTCTTCCTCATAGCCTGGCAATTGATGCGCCTTATATCAATTcatgggggagggggcccATTCTCTCCCCAACTAGGTTGCCTCGAAGCAAAAGACAATACAGGCGCATCTTCTCGAACAGTTTCTAAGTCTCCGCAGTGTTCTAGATGCAGTGATTAGATGAATCTTTATATAGCCCATGACAACCCCTTGATTTAAGGGGTATCCTCCAATACATCTTGCCATGCCATGCTGAATGACCAGCCCCGTGGCTCCACAGCCATACAACGAATAGAATCATCCCAATTGACCATGTTCTCCAACAGAATGCTGTCGCCTGAAAGTAAAATAACTGATATGGTTCGAGCCAGTGAAGCTTTTATCGCCCAGCGCAAACAACTCTGTAGTGCTCTTGACGTGAGGAACTTGGTTATAGAAGATTTCAACCAGAATCGGCTATCTACATGACGGAAACcgtcgatgttgatgaaatatatattgactGTCACAACAATAGTTTTTGACACCGCTACTTTGAATACCGTGAAGGTGTGGCAACAGTTCCTTATACTTTTACTTACTGCAATCACGTCAGAAAGAGACGATTTGTCTAAACTGCTTCCCATATTAGTGACATCTAGGTCAAATCAATGTGTAAGGCCGGGTGGGTCATATCAATAGCATAGAAGCCTAGCTTTCGAATCACACCCGTCAACCGaaagtaaatattaatcgttata of Aspergillus luchuensis IFO 4308 DNA, chromosome 7, nearly complete sequence contains these proteins:
- a CDS encoding peroxidase family protein (COG:S;~EggNog:ENOG410PW9Y;~InterPro:IPR036851,IPR000028;~PFAM:PF01328;~SECRETED:SignalP(1-17);~go_function: GO:0004601 - peroxidase activity [Evidence IEA]), whose protein sequence is MKASLLSVLSSFSLVLATDSAKLLPWSPPGHGDVRGPCPMLNTLANHGLLPHNGKDISEEDIVDVLGNTLNVAESLAVALYKEAMTTVEDPSATTFSLSDLDRPGILEHDASLSRQDPYFGNDHEFNQKIFDQTKSYWTSPLIDIEEAAEAHEARWNTSKATNPDFNISETGTAFSFGESAAYMLAFEEDGIGYANRSWVVYFFENERLPQELGWTKRPFVTTGEILFNLTQRIVNSTVGVTPEVITKLKDFAKANPSFAGSS